The nucleotide sequence GTGAGGGAGCGCGCGTACGCGACGAGGCGCGGGTGCTGTTCCTCGAAGATCCGGGTGTACGTGGCGGTCGCGGTCGCGGACGTGGACAGGCTGTCGGTCATGGCGGGAACGCTCTCCAGTCGCCTGCTGATGGGACCTGCCGATTTTGTATGTCGCGATGACAAAAATCTCAAGTAATCACGCATAGTGACATTCATCACAGTGGGTTACTTCGGAAACGGCGTAATACAGGGGGTCCTGGCGCGATCGAAGCGGTGTGTCGGCACAAGCCGTCAGGGCTCGAAAGCCCGAGGGTCCCGAGGGGCCCGAAGTACCTGCAACGCCCGAACTGGAGACCGCTCATGCACCCCGCGCGCCCCACCATGCCCACGCCCCCCGCTCTCGAACAGAGTGCCCGCGCCCGCCTGATCACACCCGACTACGAGGAGGTCCCGGTACGCACCACCCTGCGCTACACCCCAGACGACCCCTTCGCCGTCCACATCGACTTCCCGGCCGGCGCCTCCGCCGACGACGCGAACGTGACGTGGGTGTTCGCCCGCTCCCTGCTGGCAGAGGGGCTGGCCACCCCGGCCGGGATGGGCGACGTGCATCTGTGGCCCTGCGACCCGGCCCACACGGTCGTGGAACTCCGCTCACCGCACGGCATGGCCATGATCCGCTTCGACACGCCCACGCTCCGCCGCTTCCTGCGCCGCTCGTACGCCGTCGTCGCGCTCGGCGGCGAGGACCTGGAACCGGCACTCGACGACGGCCTCGCGTCCCTACTGGGCGGGGTCTGAGACGCCCCGCCCGGAGCGCCCGCTATGTTCGACCCGAGCGTCCGGATATTCGGAGTGGGCATGCAGAAGACAGATGAACCGGCCGAAGAGGCGGTGACGGCCGAGCCGGAGGGGGCGGCGGCCGAGCCGGAGATACCCGTGGTCGTCCACGAGGCGGCTCGCGACGACACCAAGACCGGCACCGGCCATGGCACCGACACCAAGACCGGCACCGGCCATGGCACCGACACCAAGACCGGCACCGGCCATGGCACCGACACCGACCCTGCCACCGACGCCACCCTTGACCACAGCTGGCCCCGTCACTGGCCCTTGCTGCTCATGGGCGCGGCCGTGATCCCCGGCTTCGTGCTGTTCGTCATGGGGCGGTGGATGGAGGATCCGGCCGTGCAGGCGTGGCGGACCGTCTGTCTCTCCATCACCGTGCAGGCGCTGCCGTTCCTGCTGCTCGGTACGGCCCTGTCGGGTGCCATCAACGCGTTCGTACCGGCGCGGGTGTTCACCCGGGTGCTGCCCAAAAGGCCGGCGCTCGCGGTCCCGGTCGCCGGTGCCGCCGGGGTGATCCTGCCCGGCTGCGAGTGCGCGTCCGTGCCGGTCGCGCACAGTCTGATCCGGCGAGGGGTCGACCCGGCCGCCGCCTTCGCGTTCCTGCTGTCGGCGCCCGCCATCAACCCGATCGTCCTGACCGCCACGGCCATCGCCTTCCCCGGCAGCCCCGAAATGGTGCTGGCCCGGCTGCTCGCCTCCCTCGTCACCGCCGCCGGGATGGGCTGGCTGTGGCTCTGGCTGGGGCGCGCGGAGTGGCTCAAGCCGATCGCGCGGCACGCGGGACACCGTTCCGGGCAGAGCCGCTTGAACGAGTTCCGGACCGGCTTCCAGCACGACTTCCTGCACGCGGGCGGCTTCCTCGTCGTCGGTGCGATGGCCGCGGCCACCTTCAACGTGCTCGTCCCGCGCACCGTGCTCGACACCTTCGCCGACTCGCCCTGGCTGTCGGTGCTGTTCCTCGCCGCGCTCGCCATCCTCCTCTCGGTGTGCTCCGAGGCCGACGCCTTCGTCGCCGCGTCCCTCACCGGCTTCTCACCCACCGCGCGGTTGACGTTCATGGTGGTCGGGCCCATGGTCGACCTGAAGCTGATCGCCCTGCAGACGGGTACCTTCGGCCGGGCCTTCGCGGTCCGCTTCTCCGCCGCGACGGTCG is from Streptomyces sp. NBC_01314 and encodes:
- a CDS encoding SsgA family sporulation/cell division regulator, which encodes MHPARPTMPTPPALEQSARARLITPDYEEVPVRTTLRYTPDDPFAVHIDFPAGASADDANVTWVFARSLLAEGLATPAGMGDVHLWPCDPAHTVVELRSPHGMAMIRFDTPTLRRFLRRSYAVVALGGEDLEPALDDGLASLLGGV
- a CDS encoding permease codes for the protein MFDPSVRIFGVGMQKTDEPAEEAVTAEPEGAAAEPEIPVVVHEAARDDTKTGTGHGTDTKTGTGHGTDTKTGTGHGTDTDPATDATLDHSWPRHWPLLLMGAAVIPGFVLFVMGRWMEDPAVQAWRTVCLSITVQALPFLLLGTALSGAINAFVPARVFTRVLPKRPALAVPVAGAAGVILPGCECASVPVAHSLIRRGVDPAAAFAFLLSAPAINPIVLTATAIAFPGSPEMVLARLLASLVTAAGMGWLWLWLGRAEWLKPIARHAGHRSGQSRLNEFRTGFQHDFLHAGGFLVVGAMAAATFNVLVPRTVLDTFADSPWLSVLFLAALAILLSVCSEADAFVAASLTGFSPTARLTFMVVGPMVDLKLIALQTGTFGRAFAVRFSAATVVVAILCSVLIGAVLL